Proteins from a genomic interval of Clostridium cochlearium:
- a CDS encoding ATP-binding protein, giving the protein MKRIPYGISNFQVLRKENYLYVDKTSYIEILDRYAPYQFFIRPRRFGKSLFISTLENYYDINKKDKFEELFGDLYIGKNPTDKRNKFLVWKISFAGVDAVHGEEELRKSFNFKVASSAREFLYKYGDILGENKLSMENMSAEMIVAHISMLSKINSKQVFVLIDEYDNFANELITGGKQSTYESILHGEGFVKVFYKALKDATMDNFNRIFMTGVSPIILDDLTSGFNITRNYTLDRDLNAMMGFTREELSWIMDEVNIKDTELRKKICADMTTYYDGYKFNKKADSVFNPDMSMYFLDNYLAYNEYPEEMIDNNVKTDYGKVNQLAYNFNDTEALEEIMTKGETSTMLVDRFNIHTMYSVKENFKSLLFYLGMLTIKGQGISGTILRVPNYVIKTIYWEQYFQRMNLEYNLQIKDVRDAITEMRAYGNIEPLVEIIGEILEGLSNRDLMQMEEKHIKMMFLTLLGIDSTYFIQSEAENNKGYVDIMLKRKIQYKDITKFQWIIELKYIKESERKTLEKVKEEGLNQLQGYAESKIVKEQLGEEGLKKALIIVVGKKDIYTEVE; this is encoded by the coding sequence ATGAAAAGAATACCCTATGGTATTTCCAATTTTCAAGTTTTAAGAAAAGAAAATTATCTTTATGTAGACAAAACATCATATATAGAAATTTTAGATAGATATGCTCCTTATCAGTTTTTTATAAGACCTAGAAGATTTGGAAAAAGTCTTTTTATATCAACCTTAGAAAATTACTATGATATAAATAAAAAGGATAAATTTGAAGAATTATTTGGAGATTTATATATAGGCAAAAATCCTACGGATAAGAGAAATAAATTTTTAGTTTGGAAAATAAGTTTTGCAGGAGTGGATGCAGTTCATGGAGAAGAAGAGTTAAGAAAGAGCTTTAATTTTAAAGTTGCATCATCAGCAAGGGAATTTTTGTATAAATATGGTGATATTTTAGGTGAAAATAAGTTGTCTATGGAAAATATGAGTGCAGAAATGATAGTAGCACATATAAGTATGCTTAGTAAAATTAATAGCAAGCAAGTATTTGTTTTAATAGATGAATATGATAATTTTGCCAATGAATTAATTACAGGAGGAAAACAAAGTACCTATGAAAGTATTCTCCATGGTGAAGGCTTTGTTAAAGTATTTTATAAAGCATTAAAAGATGCAACCATGGATAATTTTAATAGAATATTTATGACAGGAGTAAGTCCTATAATATTAGATGACTTAACTAGTGGATTTAATATAACTAGAAATTATACTCTAGATAGAGATCTTAATGCCATGATGGGTTTTACAAGAGAAGAGTTATCTTGGATTATGGATGAAGTTAATATAAAGGATACAGAACTTAGAAAAAAAATATGTGCTGATATGACTACTTATTATGATGGATATAAGTTTAATAAAAAAGCTGATAGTGTATTTAATCCAGATATGTCTATGTATTTTTTAGATAATTATCTGGCATATAATGAATATCCAGAAGAAATGATAGATAATAACGTAAAAACAGATTATGGAAAAGTTAATCAGCTAGCTTATAATTTTAATGACACAGAAGCCCTAGAGGAGATAATGACTAAGGGCGAAACTTCTACTATGTTAGTAGATAGATTTAATATTCATACCATGTACAGTGTAAAAGAAAATTTTAAATCCCTATTATTTTATCTTGGAATGCTTACAATAAAGGGGCAAGGGATTAGTGGTACAATACTTAGAGTACCAAACTATGTGATAAAAACAATTTATTGGGAACAATATTTTCAAAGAATGAATTTAGAATATAATTTACAAATAAAAGATGTTAGAGATGCAATAACGGAAATGAGAGCATATGGAAACATTGAACCTTTAGTTGAGATTATAGGTGAAATACTAGAAGGTTTATCCAATAGAGATTTAATGCAAATGGAGGAAAAACATATTAAAATGATGTTTTTAACTCTTTTAGGAATAGACAGCACCTATTTTATACAAAGTGAAGCAGAAAATAACAAAGGTTATGTGGATATAATGCTAAAAAGAAAAATTCAATATAAAGATATAACCAAATTTCAATGGATTATAGAATTAAAATATATAAAAGAAAGTGAAAGAAAAACCTTAGAAAAAGTAAAAGAAGAAGGATTAAATCAGCTTCAAGGTTATGCAGAAAGTAAAATAGTTAAAGAACAACTAGGAGAAGAAGGATTGAAAAAAGCTCTTATTATTGTAGTAGGTAAAAAGGATATCTATACTGAAGTAGAGTGA
- a CDS encoding helix-turn-helix transcriptional regulator, with product MKNRIKEFRKELGYRQEDLAIKMNVTRQTINAIENNKYNPTLELAMKLAKFLQTSVEELFLLDD from the coding sequence ATGAAAAATAGAATTAAAGAATTCAGAAAGGAATTAGGATACAGACAAGAAGATTTGGCTATTAAAATGAATGTAACTAGACAAACTATTAATGCTATTGAAAATAATAAATATAATCCAACATTGGAATTAGCTATGAAACTTGCAAAATTTCTTCAAACAAGTGTAGAAGAATTATTTTTATTAGATGATTAA
- a CDS encoding helix-hairpin-helix domain-containing protein: MGLREKEDLLKLKGINKRDTEMIIAYRDKNKYFKDVKEFGKIERIREETVETLKSSSSEEKFKKVTQKLENSLSKGKFQKSFSNIFYANFEHLIFRTLIWFIIFFITYYVLIVKKPYKEKKYLLKVVIKNFSKFIFYVLLGIIAIIMYSLY; this comes from the coding sequence ATGGGTTTACGTGAGAAAGAAGATTTACTTAAGCTAAAAGGTATTAATAAAAGAGATACAGAAATGATAATTGCATATAGAGATAAAAATAAATATTTTAAAGATGTTAAAGAATTTGGAAAAATAGAAAGAATAAGAGAGGAGACTGTTGAAACATTAAAGAGCAGCAGTAGTGAAGAAAAATTTAAAAAAGTAACCCAAAAACTTGAAAATAGTTTGAGTAAAGGTAAGTTTCAAAAAAGCTTTTCTAATATATTTTATGCTAACTTTGAGCATTTAATTTTTAGGACATTGATATGGTTTATTATATTTTTCATAACTTATTATGTATTGATTGTTAAGAAACCATATAAAGAAAAAAAGTATTTATTAAAAGTTGTCATTAAGAATTTTTCAAAGTTTATATTTTATGTATTATTGGGTATTATTGCAATAATTATGTATTCACTTTATTAG
- a CDS encoding YkvA family protein gives MKRKDEVFTEEKIKTLLEASSEEAKSVINDEDKFERLVQRIENKLKLIPCIGKYVSDIACMVSLVRSYIKKEYTDIPIGTIISIISTLIYIISPIDLIPDYIPVVGYIDDIAILSWVLKSINSDVEEYKKWRTDNNKQIIDEI, from the coding sequence ATGAAAAGAAAAGATGAAGTATTTACTGAAGAAAAAATAAAAACATTACTTGAAGCTAGTAGTGAAGAAGCAAAATCAGTAATTAATGATGAGGATAAATTTGAGAGACTTGTTCAAAGAATTGAAAACAAATTAAAATTAATACCTTGTATTGGGAAATATGTAAGTGATATAGCTTGCATGGTTTCTTTAGTTAGAAGCTACATAAAAAAGGAATATACCGACATACCTATAGGCACTATAATCAGTATAATTTCAACATTGATTTATATAATATCTCCTATTGATTTAATTCCAGATTATATACCTGTGGTTGGCTACATCGATGATATAGCTATATTAAGTTGGGTATTAAAATCAATTAATTCTGATGTTGAAGAATACAAGAAGTGGAGAACTGACAATAACAAGCAAATTATTGATGAAATTTAA
- a CDS encoding helix-turn-helix domain-containing protein: MNQLSIGKFIAQKRKEHNMTQEQLAEKIGVSNKSVSKWETGKCMPDYSVVQELCKELEITVAELMDGEEIEENSVRIYDEKQIMDLLKRMQDLEQQKNTMYGILLIVMGIASLAVSHSIGGSDVKDFFAGLLLGLSVGEMLVGVYCLGRSLSKR, translated from the coding sequence ATGAACCAATTATCTATAGGCAAATTTATTGCACAAAAGAGAAAAGAACACAATATGACACAGGAGCAACTTGCAGAAAAAATAGGCGTATCAAATAAGTCTGTTTCAAAATGGGAAACAGGAAAATGTATGCCTGATTACAGTGTGGTGCAAGAACTATGCAAAGAGCTTGAAATAACAGTTGCAGAACTAATGGACGGAGAAGAAATTGAAGAAAATAGTGTACGCATATACGATGAGAAACAGATTATGGACCTGTTAAAAAGGATGCAAGATTTAGAGCAACAAAAAAATACCATGTATGGGATTTTACTAATTGTAATGGGGATAGCTTCCTTGGCTGTTTCTCATAGTATTGGTGGTTCTGATGTAAAAGATTTTTTTGCTGGATTACTTTTGGGGTTATCTGTGGGAGAAATGCTGGTTGGTGTTTATTGTCTGGGAAGAAGTTTAAGCAAAAGATAA